In Hahella sp. KA22, one genomic interval encodes:
- the narL gene encoding two-component system response regulator NarL has protein sequence MSAKATIMMVDDHPLFRKGIRQLIELEDELDIVAEAKNGEEGLTKAKELEPDLILLDLNMQGMDGLDTLRAIRAAGVDSRIIMLTVSDNEADVVNCFRAGADGYLLKDMEPEDILEKIKQVTLGKMAISERLTEILASALRKPVEAADPSASLTSREYEILTRIAQGHSNKVIARDLNISDGTVKVHVKHILKKMGMRSRVEAAVWLVNRKA, from the coding sequence ATGAGCGCAAAAGCAACGATCATGATGGTGGACGACCACCCCCTGTTTCGCAAAGGCATCCGCCAGTTGATTGAGTTGGAGGATGAGCTGGATATCGTCGCCGAAGCCAAAAACGGCGAAGAAGGCCTGACCAAGGCGAAAGAACTGGAGCCGGATCTGATTCTGCTGGACCTTAACATGCAGGGCATGGACGGCCTGGATACCTTACGCGCCATTCGCGCCGCCGGCGTGGACTCGCGCATCATCATGCTGACGGTGTCCGATAACGAAGCCGATGTGGTGAACTGTTTCCGCGCTGGCGCTGACGGCTATCTGCTGAAGGACATGGAGCCGGAAGATATTCTGGAAAAGATCAAACAAGTGACGCTGGGTAAAATGGCGATCAGCGAGCGCTTGACGGAGATTCTCGCCTCCGCCCTGCGCAAACCTGTTGAAGCCGCCGATCCTTCCGCGTCCCTGACCAGCCGTGAATATGAGATTCTCACCCGCATCGCACAGGGCCACAGCAACAAAGTCATCGCCCGCGATCTGAACATCTCAGACGGCACCGTGAAAGTCCACGTGAAGCACATTCTCAAAAAGATGGGCATGCGCTCCCGGGTCGAAGCGGCGGTATGGCTAGTGAATCGCAAGGCTTAA
- a CDS encoding ATP-binding protein, producing MLLYKVVHDAGGNQGNISELLEALFAEDEGVSVSWMWLDPQSQYIAQHLQSSVISFRFKWGDEAISTLRERVESSEPNAWNEFELPLANGKILHGWHIKIKLSESASSGIAVCADEPFKLSERLDSKLSWAMTTLGLTRRNEVLQYQLTDLQKLMLFQVVWAETLEWIKGVENEDDEFFRELLVRLEIVTGASGSALELRGQRGEPSKWLEKGLTLAKLKSISAALGDESILESEKSLCLGDLSEKCQPPGSCHEIDQLNIFPIQTGDGVCKGTLYLAKSKGKPVFSLADEMYISQMVSQAYSGFEKNALLAELEKSNQQLVLERQQQEKLISQLQDTRAQLLQSEKLASIGQLAAGVAHEINNPIGYVSSNLTTLNEYISTLFELLDEIEERLGGDKAEVKAIFKELEEKYETEYIRGDVTDLMKESNEGIYRVKQIIQSLKDFSRPDTGQFELGDLNQYINKTLNIVHNEIKYKAEVIKDFGDLPKIEMVESQIGQVILNLVVNAGHAIEHNGVIRVSTKVVEDGFICVSVADNGSGIAKENLSKLYDPFFTTKPVGQGTGLGLALSYGIVNKHHGRLEVESELGKGTTFYVYLPVKQPKQGEEQ from the coding sequence ATGTTGCTTTATAAGGTTGTTCATGACGCTGGCGGAAACCAGGGCAATATCAGTGAGTTGCTGGAAGCGCTGTTCGCTGAAGACGAAGGCGTTTCGGTAAGCTGGATGTGGCTGGACCCGCAAAGTCAGTATATTGCGCAACACCTGCAAAGTTCGGTTATTTCATTCCGCTTCAAATGGGGCGATGAAGCGATCAGCACTCTGCGCGAACGGGTGGAGTCGTCGGAGCCCAACGCCTGGAACGAGTTTGAGCTGCCTCTGGCCAACGGTAAAATCCTGCATGGCTGGCATATCAAGATCAAACTGAGCGAGAGCGCCTCCAGCGGCATCGCCGTGTGTGCGGATGAGCCGTTCAAGTTGTCCGAGCGACTGGACAGCAAACTGAGTTGGGCGATGACTACCCTGGGGCTGACCCGGCGTAACGAAGTCCTGCAGTATCAACTGACCGATTTGCAGAAATTGATGCTGTTCCAGGTGGTGTGGGCGGAGACCCTGGAATGGATCAAAGGGGTGGAAAACGAAGACGACGAGTTTTTCCGCGAGTTACTGGTGCGTCTGGAGATTGTCACCGGCGCCAGCGGCTCCGCGCTGGAGTTGCGGGGCCAACGGGGTGAGCCGTCGAAATGGCTGGAGAAAGGGCTGACCCTGGCCAAGCTGAAAAGCATCTCCGCCGCGCTGGGCGACGAGTCGATCCTGGAGTCGGAAAAATCGCTGTGTCTGGGCGACCTGTCTGAAAAGTGCCAGCCGCCGGGCAGTTGCCACGAAATCGACCAGTTGAATATCTTTCCTATTCAGACCGGCGACGGCGTGTGCAAAGGCACTTTGTATCTCGCCAAGAGCAAAGGCAAGCCGGTGTTCTCCCTGGCGGATGAAATGTATATCTCGCAGATGGTCAGCCAGGCGTACAGCGGTTTTGAGAAAAACGCGCTGCTGGCGGAACTGGAGAAAAGCAACCAGCAACTGGTGCTGGAGCGACAGCAACAGGAGAAACTGATCAGTCAGCTGCAGGACACCCGGGCGCAACTGCTGCAGTCGGAGAAACTCGCCTCCATCGGGCAACTGGCGGCCGGTGTGGCGCATGAGATCAATAACCCCATCGGCTATGTCAGTTCCAACCTGACCACCCTGAATGAATACATCAGCACATTGTTTGAGTTGCTGGACGAGATCGAAGAGCGTCTCGGCGGCGACAAGGCGGAAGTAAAAGCCATCTTCAAGGAACTGGAGGAGAAGTACGAAACGGAATATATCCGGGGCGACGTTACGGACCTGATGAAGGAATCCAACGAGGGCATCTATCGGGTCAAGCAGATCATTCAATCCCTGAAGGATTTCTCGCGACCGGACACTGGTCAATTCGAGCTGGGCGACCTGAACCAGTACATCAACAAGACGCTCAACATTGTCCACAACGAAATCAAATACAAGGCGGAAGTCATCAAGGATTTTGGCGATTTGCCCAAGATCGAAATGGTGGAGTCGCAGATTGGCCAAGTGATTCTGAATCTGGTGGTCAACGCCGGTCATGCGATCGAGCACAACGGCGTTATCAGGGTTTCCACCAAAGTGGTGGAGGACGGCTTCATCTGCGTCTCCGTGGCGGACAACGGCAGCGGCATCGCCAAGGAAAATCTGTCCAAGCTCTATGACCCTTTCTTCACCACCAAGCCGGTGGGCCAGGGCACCGGGCTGGGTCTGGCGTTGTCCTACGGCATCGTCAACAAGCACCATGGCCGCCTGGAAGTAGAGAGCGAACTGGGCAAAGGCACGACGTTTTACGTTTACCTGCCCGTTAAGCAACCTAAACAGGGAGAGGAGCAATGA
- a CDS encoding HD domain-containing phosphohydrolase, translated as MTQDLASPDSASPAASDADVDYVLFVDDEKPILSSIQRLLRKQDFKCLFAESGADGLKILESQRIDLVISDMRMPNMDGAQFLSQVKARWPLTVRMLLTGHSDISATVTALNEGGIYRYISKPWDDENLIEVIHEGLRIRRLEREKKRLLNVTQQQNRELQKFNKDLEKMVAARTEEVRQTADMLELAYQQLKDSYDDFVRVFSTFITSRGYLIKGHSQSVADLSKTIAEAMELPEADVKHIYYAGLLHEVGKLSLSDDVLSRAEAKLTRQDVVEYQRYPLLGEMALTAIAELEPTSRFIRHHTEYMDGSGFPDRLKGDAIPMGSRIIRAVRDFVGLQSGLMRTDAMTKDDAFKLIQDNAGKRYDPQVVKLLAPLVESYTGDDVLPHEDKLGVGALVPGMRLSRDLKNTNGILLIAKGHVLTEKIIEKMLSLEKLENRKLSVFVMKR; from the coding sequence ATGACGCAAGACCTGGCTTCGCCGGATTCCGCCTCACCCGCGGCCTCTGATGCGGACGTTGATTATGTGCTGTTTGTCGACGACGAGAAGCCGATCCTCTCTTCCATTCAGCGTTTACTGCGCAAACAGGATTTTAAGTGTCTGTTTGCGGAGAGCGGAGCGGATGGGCTGAAAATTCTGGAGTCGCAGCGAATCGATCTGGTGATCTCCGACATGCGCATGCCGAATATGGACGGCGCGCAGTTCTTGTCTCAGGTGAAAGCGCGCTGGCCGTTGACGGTGCGTATGCTGCTGACCGGTCACTCGGATATTTCCGCCACGGTGACCGCCCTCAATGAAGGCGGCATCTATCGCTACATCAGCAAGCCCTGGGATGACGAAAATCTGATTGAAGTGATTCACGAAGGCCTGCGCATACGGCGTCTGGAGCGGGAGAAAAAACGCCTGCTCAATGTGACTCAGCAGCAGAACCGGGAGCTGCAGAAGTTCAACAAGGATCTGGAAAAGATGGTCGCCGCTCGCACTGAGGAAGTGCGGCAGACCGCGGACATGCTGGAGCTGGCGTACCAGCAACTGAAAGACAGCTATGACGACTTCGTCAGAGTGTTTTCCACCTTTATCACCAGCCGCGGCTACTTGATCAAGGGGCATTCACAGAGTGTGGCGGACTTATCGAAAACCATCGCGGAGGCCATGGAGCTGCCGGAAGCGGACGTCAAACATATCTATTACGCCGGCTTGTTGCACGAGGTAGGCAAGCTCAGCCTGTCTGACGATGTGTTGAGTCGGGCGGAAGCCAAACTGACCCGGCAGGATGTGGTGGAGTATCAACGTTATCCTCTGCTGGGGGAAATGGCGCTGACGGCGATTGCGGAACTGGAGCCGACGTCCCGCTTTATCCGGCACCATACGGAATACATGGACGGCAGCGGTTTTCCGGACAGGTTGAAAGGCGACGCCATTCCCATGGGCTCGCGCATTATCCGCGCCGTGCGCGACTTTGTGGGGCTGCAAAGCGGACTCATGCGCACCGACGCGATGACCAAGGACGACGCCTTCAAGCTGATCCAGGACAACGCCGGCAAACGCTACGACCCTCAGGTGGTGAAACTGCTGGCGCCGCTGGTGGAAAGTTATACCGGCGACGATGTGTTGCCTCATGAAGATAAGCTCGGCGTGGGAGCGCTGGTTCCCGGTATGCGGTTATCCCGGGACTTGAAAAACACCAATGGCATTCTGCTCATCGCCAAAGGCCATGTGCTGACGGAAAAAATCATCGAAAAAATGCTGTCGTTGGAGAAATTGGAAAACCGCAAACTCAGTGTGTTCGTAATGAAAAGATAG
- a CDS encoding response regulator, which yields MTTLAIIDDEENVLRALQRILRKKPWKVLTFSDPYEAIDALRKEPVDLVISDYRMPEMNGVELLNSLKEVRPEALRILLSGQADIDGVTSAINDAEIYRFISKPWSDEDLLMTLENALEHNALMRENRRLLDLVRKQEGALKKQLEELQRLEAATPGITQVSWNEDGSIDLVDEDFDEL from the coding sequence ATGACTACATTGGCGATTATCGATGACGAAGAAAACGTGCTGCGCGCCTTACAACGCATATTACGCAAGAAGCCCTGGAAGGTGTTGACCTTCAGCGATCCCTATGAAGCCATCGACGCCCTGCGTAAAGAACCTGTAGACCTGGTGATTTCCGATTACCGAATGCCGGAAATGAACGGCGTGGAACTGCTTAACTCTCTCAAGGAAGTGCGCCCGGAAGCGCTGCGCATCCTGTTGAGCGGACAAGCGGATATTGATGGCGTGACCTCGGCCATCAATGACGCGGAAATTTATCGGTTTATCTCCAAGCCCTGGTCCGACGAGGACCTGTTGATGACTCTGGAGAACGCCCTGGAGCATAACGCTCTGATGCGGGAGAACCGCCGCCTGCTGGATCTGGTGCGCAAACAGGAAGGCGCGCTGAAGAAACAGCTGGAAGAACTGCAGCGGCTGGAAGCCGCGACGCCTGGCATTACCCAGGTGAGTTGGAATGAAGACGGCAGCATCGATCTGGTGGACGAGGACTTCGACGAACTCTGA
- a CDS encoding HDOD domain-containing protein yields MTWNVEEIKTKLSELSSPNPEIEAIIKMMDDGVSDLGIIGKKVLADPVLAARILQLANSSFYGFTKEVKDVDMACVILGANTIRNLIYTLVVLSRFNGPRQDTQLDYTQIWRHSLMTACISQELSRRQGIDFLTAFTAGLFNNLGVVLMDYFYGDEITECVKVARQEKKHLVSSERSILGKDHRALSAIVLECWSFPQDIVQVLNAGSEINTPMALAVSLGDVLATSIVGNCIAGVQLHCIAPCKVEASGVDISEVPAMTLNGLKLFKELASEFIPKGKKNGS; encoded by the coding sequence ATGACCTGGAATGTGGAGGAGATCAAAACCAAACTTTCCGAGCTTTCATCGCCCAACCCGGAAATTGAAGCCATTATCAAAATGATGGACGACGGCGTCAGCGACCTGGGCATCATCGGTAAAAAAGTATTGGCCGACCCTGTGCTGGCGGCCCGTATTCTGCAACTGGCCAACAGTTCGTTCTACGGCTTCACCAAGGAAGTGAAAGACGTGGACATGGCCTGCGTCATTCTTGGCGCCAACACTATTCGTAACCTGATTTACACCCTGGTGGTGCTTTCCCGTTTTAACGGTCCCCGACAGGATACTCAGCTGGACTACACGCAAATCTGGCGGCATAGCCTGATGACCGCTTGTATATCCCAAGAGTTGTCCCGGCGTCAGGGCATCGACTTTCTGACCGCCTTCACCGCCGGCCTGTTCAACAACCTGGGCGTGGTGCTGATGGATTATTTTTACGGGGATGAAATTACAGAGTGCGTGAAGGTCGCCCGCCAGGAGAAAAAGCATCTGGTGTCGTCGGAGCGCAGCATTCTTGGCAAAGATCATCGAGCGCTGTCCGCGATTGTCCTGGAGTGCTGGTCATTCCCCCAGGACATTGTGCAGGTGTTGAACGCCGGCAGTGAAATCAATACGCCCATGGCGTTGGCGGTCAGCCTGGGGGATGTGCTGGCCACCAGTATTGTCGGCAATTGCATCGCCGGGGTGCAGTTACATTGCATCGCTCCCTGCAAAGTGGAAGCGAGCGGCGTGGATATCTCAGAGGTCCCCGCCATGACCCTCAATGGCTTGAAGTTGTTCAAGGAGTTGGCGTCGGAATTTATTCCCAAAGGCAAGAAAAACGGCTCCTGA
- a CDS encoding ATP-binding protein, which produces MEILLKAGYFRRLRLTRRLMVAIAGALLLFYGGFAFYTLSSLKKQVYEDFYARADYLMGIAVQANAQNMWDFDLSKSNQFAKSLSKDPIVSAVIFEVYDAVQNGGSFFTGNIGGIEEVRQRSPSLDVLEPERSRYVFRQEWEVVWENSVIGRAYLYFSDRPVQAKLEEQTASFVLALLGFLFLYLLALFYIFSHWFSRPFLGMHQLAVSLGGSLDKYRREMEQGDHNESALPDLGKLLQQSNVDTHREDEMGDFIRAFAQVMQAFTVVASELSQRSQHVSKLNEELENRIQERTWELKRANASLQESLESLQVTQSQMVQQEKLASLGQLAAGVAHEINNPIGYVASNINRLKEYYSDFEKLFQVVEAHHDRLPMEVATELDRVKDEIDYEFLKEDLPELLQDCLEGSRRVQEIVENLKNYSRVDQGDVHLDFNINDVITSTLKLVWNELKYDCDVETDLQNTELTCGNQGQINQVVSNILVNASHAIKETQRHGKVRIRTHSDSEWVYAEVSDTGCGIPQDIVCKIFDPFFTTKPVGKGTGLGLNISYDIIVNKHRGDIKVESRTGVGSTFIIKLPIAQRKAQPERPSSAA; this is translated from the coding sequence ATGGAAATATTGTTGAAGGCGGGCTATTTTCGCAGATTAAGACTCACCCGGCGCTTGATGGTCGCCATCGCCGGGGCGTTGCTGTTGTTTTACGGGGGCTTCGCCTTTTACACGCTCTCCAGTCTAAAAAAACAGGTGTACGAAGACTTCTACGCCCGCGCCGACTATCTCATGGGAATCGCCGTGCAGGCGAACGCCCAGAACATGTGGGATTTCGACCTGAGCAAAAGCAATCAGTTCGCCAAATCCCTGTCCAAAGACCCCATCGTCAGCGCCGTCATTTTTGAGGTGTATGACGCCGTTCAGAACGGCGGCAGCTTTTTTACCGGCAATATCGGCGGCATCGAAGAAGTGCGTCAGCGCTCTCCCAGCCTGGACGTGCTGGAACCGGAACGCAGTCGTTACGTATTTCGTCAGGAATGGGAAGTGGTGTGGGAAAACTCAGTCATCGGCCGCGCCTATCTGTATTTCAGCGATCGTCCCGTGCAAGCCAAACTGGAAGAACAAACCGCCAGCTTTGTGCTGGCTTTGCTGGGTTTTTTGTTTCTCTACTTATTAGCGCTTTTCTATATTTTCAGCCATTGGTTTAGTCGGCCGTTTTTAGGCATGCATCAACTGGCGGTCAGCCTGGGCGGCAGTCTGGATAAGTACCGCCGTGAGATGGAGCAGGGCGATCATAATGAGAGCGCGCTTCCAGACCTGGGAAAGCTGCTGCAGCAGAGCAATGTCGACACCCATCGGGAAGATGAGATGGGGGATTTCATCCGCGCCTTCGCCCAGGTCATGCAGGCGTTTACCGTGGTGGCGTCGGAACTGTCGCAACGTTCGCAGCATGTGAGCAAATTGAATGAAGAACTGGAGAACCGCATTCAGGAGCGCACCTGGGAGCTGAAGCGCGCCAACGCCAGCCTGCAGGAGTCGCTGGAGTCGTTGCAGGTGACCCAGTCGCAGATGGTGCAGCAGGAGAAGCTGGCGTCCCTGGGGCAATTGGCGGCGGGCGTCGCCCACGAAATCAACAACCCTATCGGTTATGTCGCCAGCAACATCAACCGGTTGAAAGAGTACTATTCCGACTTCGAAAAGCTGTTCCAGGTGGTGGAGGCGCACCATGATCGCCTGCCGATGGAAGTGGCGACGGAACTGGATCGGGTGAAGGACGAGATTGATTACGAATTTCTAAAAGAGGATTTACCCGAACTCCTGCAAGACTGCCTGGAGGGCAGTCGCCGGGTACAGGAAATCGTCGAAAACCTGAAGAACTATTCTCGTGTGGATCAGGGCGATGTTCATCTGGACTTCAATATCAACGATGTCATCACCAGTACGCTCAAACTGGTGTGGAACGAGCTGAAATATGACTGCGACGTGGAAACCGATTTGCAGAACACTGAGCTGACCTGCGGCAACCAGGGGCAGATCAATCAGGTGGTCTCCAATATTCTGGTCAACGCCAGTCACGCCATCAAAGAAACGCAACGACATGGCAAGGTGCGCATTCGCACCCACAGCGACTCGGAATGGGTGTATGCGGAAGTGTCGGATACCGGCTGCGGCATTCCCCAGGATATCGTCTGCAAGATCTTCGACCCGTTTTTCACCACCAAGCCGGTGGGCAAGGGCACCGGGCTGGGCCTGAATATTTCCTACGACATCATCGTCAATAAGCATCGTGGCGACATTAAAGTGGAGAGCCGGACAGGCGTAGGGTCGACCTTCATCATCAAATTACCGATCGCCCAGCGCAAGGCGCAGCCGGAGCGCCCTTCCTCCGCCGCCTGA
- a CDS encoding cation diffusion facilitator family transporter, whose protein sequence is MASGSKKVIYAALIGNAMVALTKFAAAAFTGSSAMFSEGVHSVVDTGNQVLLLHGMKRSQRPASEDFPFGHGKEIYFWSFIVAILIFALGAGISIYEGIEHILHPQVVENPVVNYIVLSLAILFEGFAFFMAIKEFRNAKGQMGYVEAVQRGKDPSMFVVLFEDAAAMLGLVVALGGIVLGQVTGNPVYDGVASVIIGCILGLTALWLAVETKGLLIGESANKKVVKGIREMTQAIPGVEHVNEVLTMHMGPDFVLVNISVDFKDSISAGEIETRIASLDEQIKSSFPECKRIFVEAESRRKKAAVAAPTVDV, encoded by the coding sequence ATGGCGTCAGGTTCTAAAAAAGTGATTTATGCGGCCTTGATCGGCAACGCAATGGTCGCGCTCACTAAATTTGCGGCGGCGGCCTTCACCGGCAGCTCGGCGATGTTTTCCGAAGGCGTTCACTCTGTGGTGGACACCGGTAACCAGGTGTTGTTGCTGCACGGAATGAAGCGCTCCCAGCGCCCCGCGTCAGAAGACTTCCCCTTCGGACACGGTAAGGAAATCTACTTCTGGTCCTTTATCGTGGCGATCCTGATTTTCGCCCTGGGCGCAGGCATCTCCATCTATGAAGGCATTGAGCACATTCTGCATCCGCAGGTGGTGGAAAACCCGGTGGTCAACTATATCGTGCTGTCTTTGGCGATTCTTTTTGAAGGCTTCGCTTTCTTCATGGCGATCAAGGAATTCCGCAACGCCAAAGGGCAGATGGGATACGTGGAAGCGGTGCAGCGGGGCAAAGACCCCTCTATGTTTGTCGTCCTGTTCGAAGACGCCGCCGCCATGCTTGGCCTTGTGGTGGCGTTGGGCGGCATTGTGCTGGGACAGGTGACTGGCAACCCGGTTTACGATGGCGTCGCCTCGGTTATCATCGGCTGTATTCTCGGTCTGACTGCGCTGTGGTTGGCGGTGGAGACCAAAGGGCTGCTGATCGGCGAAAGCGCCAACAAGAAGGTGGTGAAAGGCATTCGTGAAATGACTCAGGCTATACCAGGCGTGGAGCACGTCAATGAAGTGCTGACCATGCACATGGGCCCTGACTTCGTACTGGTGAATATCTCGGTGGATTTCAAAGACAGCATTTCCGCTGGCGAGATTGAAACCCGCATCGCCAGCCTCGACGAACAGATCAAATCTTCCTTCCCTGAGTGCAAGCGTATTTTCGTGGAAGCGGAAAGCCGTCGTAAAAAGGCGGCTGTCGCTGCGCCGACGGTCGACGTATAA
- a CDS encoding response regulator produces the protein METDQLPDALLLVDDEVNILRSLTRLFRREGYRILTANSAQEGLDILAQEKVAVILSDQRMPGMTGSEMFKEVKSRYPDTIRLIMSGYTELESITSAINDGAVYKFLLKPWEDEKLLQHIREAFSIHELKSKNARLNEQLKELNRQLEQKVEEQNLELILNVRSLRASQEILEHLPVAIVGVSDDGMIVEVNAAARALLGEGLQVGMFVMQVFPENVFHSYMEAVKSSVGEVVQVAAVIGGQSTHMLIKRFSGNFNVSGTVMAMLSAQQ, from the coding sequence GTGGAAACAGATCAGCTCCCCGACGCCCTATTACTGGTGGACGATGAAGTTAATATTCTCAGGTCCCTCACGCGCCTGTTTCGTCGCGAAGGATACCGGATTTTAACCGCCAACTCCGCGCAGGAAGGCCTCGACATACTGGCGCAGGAAAAGGTGGCGGTGATTCTGTCGGACCAGCGTATGCCGGGTATGACCGGGTCGGAAATGTTCAAGGAAGTGAAGTCCCGCTATCCAGACACCATTCGGCTGATCATGAGCGGCTATACCGAGTTGGAAAGTATCACTTCCGCCATCAACGACGGCGCTGTCTACAAGTTTTTGCTCAAGCCCTGGGAAGACGAAAAGCTGCTGCAGCATATCCGCGAGGCGTTTTCCATCCATGAGCTGAAAAGTAAGAACGCCCGCCTGAATGAGCAGCTCAAGGAACTGAATCGTCAGTTGGAGCAAAAGGTGGAAGAACAGAATCTGGAGTTGATCTTGAATGTGCGTTCGCTACGCGCCTCGCAGGAAATTCTTGAACACTTGCCTGTCGCTATCGTCGGCGTCTCTGACGACGGCATGATCGTGGAAGTGAACGCCGCCGCTCGCGCCCTGTTGGGCGAAGGGCTGCAGGTCGGCATGTTCGTGATGCAGGTGTTTCCGGAGAATGTATTCCACAGCTACATGGAGGCGGTTAAATCCTCAGTAGGAGAGGTCGTGCAAGTGGCGGCGGTCATCGGTGGCCAGTCCACGCATATGCTGATTAAACGTTTCAGCGGAAATTTCAACGTTTCAGGCACCGTCATGGCGATGTTGTCCGCACAACAATAA
- a CDS encoding oxidoreductase, whose translation MEEKEFYRELFRGLRAVAESAFPKRCNTCGRVYETAEQFLSETENIRNTRSGMKESEDDDGSMIVEVFRNCACGSTLMDVFNNRRDLSEAGLRRRKRFGDFLEFLVEQGVDRELARGELLKVARGMRSHVLEKIRPPKI comes from the coding sequence ATGGAAGAGAAAGAATTTTATAGGGAACTGTTCAGAGGGCTTCGCGCGGTGGCGGAGTCCGCCTTTCCAAAGCGCTGCAACACATGTGGCCGCGTCTACGAGACAGCAGAACAATTCCTGTCAGAAACGGAAAACATCCGCAACACCCGCAGCGGCATGAAAGAGTCTGAGGACGACGATGGCTCCATGATCGTCGAGGTGTTTCGCAATTGCGCCTGCGGCTCCACGTTGATGGACGTATTCAATAACCGCCGCGACCTGTCCGAAGCCGGCCTCAGACGCCGTAAACGCTTCGGCGATTTCCTTGAGTTTTTGGTGGAGCAAGGCGTTGACCGGGAACTGGCGCGAGGCGAATTGCTGAAAGTGGCGCGCGGCATGCGCAGCCATGTTCTGGAGAAAATCCGTCCGCCCAAAATCTGA